In the Maribacter sp. MJ134 genome, one interval contains:
- a CDS encoding DUF3592 domain-containing protein, which yields MSKNKTMLWVIFYTFLFLIGAFLAYGAFNQFQKTRNLLEKGIKTTAVVTEFSTHRSDSSTMYTPVFEFTDRSQNKQTFKSGISSSPPAYEIGEKVQLIYDRTNPKKARTVSFWGLYRWSVILLMIAAPFLIIGGSYLLYSSS from the coding sequence ATGTCCAAGAACAAAACTATGCTGTGGGTCATCTTTTATACTTTTCTCTTTCTTATAGGAGCATTCCTAGCTTATGGTGCATTTAACCAATTTCAGAAAACTCGAAATCTACTGGAAAAGGGAATAAAAACTACAGCTGTGGTTACAGAGTTCTCTACGCATCGGAGCGATAGTAGCACCATGTATACACCTGTTTTTGAGTTCACGGACAGGTCACAGAACAAACAAACGTTTAAAAGTGGTATAAGTTCTAGCCCTCCTGCTTATGAAATAGGAGAAAAAGTACAACTTATATATGATAGAACCAATCCAAAGAAAGCAAGGACCGTCTCTTTCTGGGGATTGTATCGATGGTCTGTTATCCTATTAATGATCGCGGCTCCTTTTCTAATTATTGGTGGCTCCTATTTATTATATAGCAGTAGCTAA
- a CDS encoding OsmC family protein produces MGTTNHISTKWLGNMAFESNNPSGHHVKIDIATEDGGDSSGLRPKALMLSSLAGCSGLDIAGLIKKMKLEVDEFHIETIANLTDEHPKYYYKVEIEYHFHGSNLKEDKLQRAVDLSVEKYCGVMEMFRRFAELEIKTVFHNK; encoded by the coding sequence ATGGGTACAACAAATCATATCAGCACCAAATGGTTAGGAAATATGGCTTTTGAGAGCAATAATCCTTCTGGACATCATGTAAAGATAGATATCGCCACAGAAGATGGTGGGGATAGTAGTGGGCTGCGGCCAAAAGCGCTCATGCTTTCTTCTTTAGCGGGTTGTTCAGGATTGGATATTGCAGGACTCATCAAGAAAATGAAGCTAGAGGTCGATGAATTTCATATCGAAACCATTGCCAATCTTACCGATGAGCATCCGAAGTATTATTATAAAGTAGAAATCGAGTACCATTTTCATGGAAGTAACCTAAAAGAGGACAAATTACAACGTGCAGTAGATTTATCCGTAGAGAAATATTGTGGGGTCATGGAAATGTTCAGACGGTTTGCCGAGTTGGAGATTAAAACCGTGTTTCATAACAAGTAA
- the recJ gene encoding single-stranded-DNA-specific exonuclease RecJ, whose amino-acid sequence MRWTIKPKPDSEAIDQLAKELRVDTLVAQLLLQRGISTYEEAKNFFRPQLEDLHDPFLMKDMDVAVERIATAIANNENILVFGDYDVDGTTAVALVSSYLLSYYPNVATYIPDRYDEGYGVSYKGIDFAEDNGFSLIIALDCGVKAIEKVAYAKEKEIDFIICDHHRPGKNLPDAVAVLDPKREDCSYPYDELCGCGVGFKLIQALGSRRGETIYDITQYLDLVATAIGADIVPITGENRILAYYGLKVINEQPRIGFKAIIDQINKATLTITDVVFIIAPRINAAGRMKHGQHAVNLLVETDLNKASKFAAEIEKFNTDRRGLDQEITQEALVQIQRNEEQEGFTSVVYKDTWHKGVIGIVASRLTETYYRPTLVFTKSGDKLAASARSVKGFDVYNALEGCSDYIEQFGGHKYAAGLTLSANQYQNFKHQFEKVVKETIDPQLLTPEISVDAVITLKDITPKLLRILNQFAPFGPGNMSPVFMAENLVDTGYAKGVGQDEAHLKLSVTQYDSHKIGGIGFNLGDKLNLVTSRKPFSAVFSIDENEWQGNVSLQLKLRDIK is encoded by the coding sequence ATGCGCTGGACCATTAAACCAAAACCAGATTCCGAAGCTATTGACCAATTGGCCAAAGAGCTTCGTGTGGATACATTGGTAGCGCAGCTATTGTTACAAAGAGGAATTAGCACTTACGAGGAAGCCAAAAACTTTTTTAGACCCCAATTAGAAGATCTACATGACCCGTTCTTGATGAAGGACATGGATGTCGCAGTAGAAAGAATAGCCACCGCCATTGCCAATAACGAGAACATTTTGGTTTTTGGAGATTATGATGTAGATGGAACAACGGCTGTTGCTTTGGTGTCTTCCTATTTGTTAAGTTACTATCCCAATGTGGCAACGTATATTCCCGACCGTTATGATGAGGGTTATGGCGTTTCCTATAAGGGTATCGATTTTGCCGAGGATAACGGTTTCTCGCTTATTATAGCCTTGGATTGTGGCGTAAAAGCCATTGAAAAGGTGGCTTATGCAAAAGAAAAGGAAATTGATTTTATAATTTGTGATCACCACAGGCCTGGTAAAAATTTACCGGATGCGGTGGCCGTTTTGGACCCGAAAAGAGAAGATTGCAGCTATCCGTATGACGAATTATGCGGTTGTGGCGTGGGTTTTAAATTAATTCAGGCCTTGGGTTCGCGTAGGGGAGAAACCATTTACGACATTACCCAATATCTTGATCTAGTGGCGACTGCAATAGGGGCGGATATTGTACCAATAACTGGGGAAAATAGAATTTTGGCCTATTACGGTCTAAAGGTCATCAACGAACAACCTCGTATAGGTTTTAAGGCCATTATAGACCAAATAAACAAGGCCACGCTAACCATTACAGATGTGGTCTTCATCATTGCTCCAAGAATTAATGCGGCCGGAAGAATGAAACATGGCCAACATGCCGTTAATCTGCTCGTAGAAACAGATTTAAACAAAGCCTCGAAGTTTGCTGCCGAGATTGAAAAATTTAATACGGACAGGAGAGGGTTGGACCAAGAAATTACCCAAGAAGCATTGGTCCAAATTCAAAGAAACGAGGAGCAAGAGGGATTCACTTCCGTAGTGTATAAAGATACTTGGCATAAGGGAGTTATAGGCATCGTAGCATCGCGCCTAACGGAAACGTATTACAGGCCTACATTGGTATTTACCAAAAGTGGTGATAAGTTGGCCGCATCTGCACGTTCCGTTAAAGGCTTTGATGTTTATAATGCCTTGGAAGGTTGTTCGGACTATATAGAACAGTTTGGAGGACATAAATACGCCGCAGGCCTAACATTGTCAGCGAACCAATATCAAAATTTTAAACATCAATTTGAAAAAGTGGTCAAAGAGACTATTGACCCGCAGTTACTGACTCCGGAAATCTCGGTGGACGCCGTAATAACATTAAAGGACATTACCCCAAAATTATTGCGTATTCTTAACCAGTTCGCCCCTTTTGGACCGGGGAATATGAGCCCGGTTTTTATGGCGGAAAATTTGGTGGATACAGGTTACGCAAAAGGCGTAGGACAAGATGAAGCGCATTTAAAACTTTCGGTTACCCAGTACGATAGTCATAAAATTGGGGGTATAGGCTTTAATCTTGGGGATAAGCTAAACCTGGTAACGAGCAGAAAACCTTTCAGCGCAGTATTCTCAATTGATGAGAATGAGTGGCAGGGAAATGTGAGCCTTCAATTAAAGCTAAGGGATATTAAATGA
- a CDS encoding ATP-binding protein: MDELFSTQEQLLEHVSSKQRYLLTTIDWSDRLIAIKGARGSGKTTLLIQHIKFNLTKEAVPLYVSLDNLYFIDHTLIELAKEFVLQGGTHLFLDEVHKYPQWSRELKLVYDQFPKLKTVFTSSSMLEIYKGESDLSRRVVNYHLKELSFREFILFTKGYHLPKVSLQELLEEHHNIAKKVKEDLQHPLKDFKAYLDYGCYPYFLEGTNNYLQKLLQTINLILEIDFNAIENIPYSDSRRIKKLLVAIAQSAPFSPNVSKLSERLGMSRDFLLNSIKLLERADLVIELFKPTKGIGAFTKPEKIYLNNTNLISALSRHIQEIGTIRETFFANQFKNLNDREIHLAEKGDFLIDRKYIFEIGGKGKSTNQIKGLKNAYVVRDDIEIGNLNSIPLYLFGLLY, from the coding sequence ATGGACGAATTATTCTCAACTCAGGAGCAACTTTTGGAACATGTTAGTAGTAAACAACGCTATCTTCTAACAACAATAGACTGGAGCGATAGGCTCATTGCAATTAAAGGGGCTAGAGGTTCGGGTAAAACAACGCTATTAATTCAACATATAAAATTTAATTTAACCAAAGAAGCGGTACCGCTTTATGTTTCCTTAGACAATCTTTACTTTATAGACCATACCTTAATAGAACTTGCAAAGGAATTTGTGCTTCAAGGCGGGACACATCTTTTCTTGGACGAAGTACATAAATATCCTCAGTGGTCCAGAGAACTAAAATTGGTTTACGATCAATTCCCTAAACTCAAAACAGTATTCACTTCGTCATCAATGCTGGAAATTTATAAAGGTGAATCAGATTTAAGTAGAAGAGTTGTAAATTATCACTTAAAAGAACTTTCATTTAGGGAATTTATTCTTTTTACAAAGGGTTATCATTTGCCAAAAGTAAGCTTGCAAGAATTACTTGAAGAGCACCATAATATAGCCAAAAAAGTAAAAGAAGACTTGCAGCATCCTCTTAAAGATTTTAAGGCTTATTTGGATTATGGTTGTTATCCTTATTTCTTAGAAGGAACAAATAACTATTTGCAAAAATTGCTACAAACCATTAATCTAATATTGGAAATAGACTTCAACGCTATTGAAAACATACCCTATTCCGATAGCAGAAGAATAAAAAAGTTGCTAGTAGCCATAGCGCAATCGGCACCCTTTTCTCCTAATGTTTCAAAACTTAGTGAGCGTTTGGGTATGTCAAGGGATTTTTTGTTGAATTCAATAAAGTTGCTAGAAAGGGCGGATTTGGTTATAGAACTGTTTAAACCAACCAAAGGAATAGGGGCATTTACCAAACCTGAAAAAATATATCTAAATAACACTAATTTAATAAGCGCTTTGAGTAGGCATATTCAAGAAATTGGCACTATAAGAGAAACCTTTTTTGCCAATCAGTTCAAGAACTTAAATGATCGTGAAATTCACTTAGCCGAAAAAGGAGATTTTTTAATTGATAGAAAGTACATATTTGAAATTGGAGGCAAAGGAAAATCCACAAATCAGATTAAAGGATTAAAAAATGCTTATGTGGTGCGAGACGATATTGAAATAGGGAATTTAAATAGTATCCCTTTATACCTGTTCGGTTTACTTTATTGA
- a CDS encoding 6-pyruvoyl trahydropterin synthase family protein, whose protein sequence is MSTIRITKQFNFETGHALYGYDGKCRNVHGHSYKLSVTVIGTPITDTAHVKLGMVIDFGDLKKIVKEEIVNKFDHATVFNKNTPHVELAKELTDRGHNVILADYQPTSENMVIDFAAKITARLPENIKLFSLKLQETETSFAEWFASDNQ, encoded by the coding sequence ATGTCAACTATTAGAATCACCAAACAATTCAATTTTGAAACGGGTCATGCCCTTTATGGCTACGACGGTAAATGTAGAAATGTACATGGCCATAGTTATAAGCTTTCTGTAACGGTAATAGGCACACCTATTACGGATACCGCCCATGTGAAATTAGGGATGGTCATAGATTTTGGTGATTTAAAGAAAATAGTCAAAGAGGAAATTGTAAATAAGTTTGATCACGCCACGGTCTTTAATAAAAACACACCTCATGTTGAATTGGCCAAGGAACTGACCGATAGGGGACATAACGTTATTTTAGCGGATTACCAGCCCACCAGTGAAAATATGGTCATAGATTTTGCAGCCAAAATAACGGCTCGCCTTCCAGAAAACATAAAGTTATTTTCCTTAAAATTACAGGAGACCGAAACCTCTTTTGCGGAGTGGTTTGCCAGCGATAACCAGTAA
- a CDS encoding four helix bundle protein: MTDKKFDLEDRLVDFAGAIVIFCKDLPSDMTGQYYGNQLLRSGGSSALNFGEAQGTNTKRDYINKASICLKELKESRVNLKILHKVEYGITSKRDNLLDEVEQLIRIIATIIKNKK, from the coding sequence ATGACGGATAAAAAATTTGATTTAGAAGATAGACTTGTTGATTTTGCGGGAGCTATTGTTATATTTTGTAAAGATTTGCCTTCTGATATGACGGGGCAGTATTATGGAAATCAATTATTAAGGTCTGGTGGTAGTTCTGCCTTAAATTTTGGTGAGGCTCAAGGAACGAATACTAAAAGAGATTACATTAATAAAGCAAGCATTTGTCTTAAAGAACTAAAAGAATCAAGAGTAAACCTGAAAATCTTACATAAAGTTGAATACGGTATTACTAGTAAAAGGGATAACTTACTTGATGAAGTAGAACAACTTATTCGAATTATTGCAACAATAATTAAAAATAAAAAATAA
- a CDS encoding VOC family protein: MKIEHLAIWVTDLEKTRSFYEKYFGATAGDRYHNPTKNFSSYFISFKEGARLELMQKPEILGLANPAQEHIGISHFAIAVGSKEKVDSLTEKLRTDGYTVAGEPRTTGDGYYESVVLDPEQNRIEITI; this comes from the coding sequence ATGAAGATAGAACACTTGGCCATTTGGGTAACGGATTTGGAGAAGACACGTAGTTTCTACGAAAAATATTTCGGGGCCACTGCGGGAGATAGATACCACAACCCCACAAAGAACTTCTCTTCGTATTTCATAAGTTTTAAAGAGGGTGCTAGATTAGAATTGATGCAGAAACCGGAAATACTTGGGCTTGCTAATCCTGCCCAAGAACATATAGGGATAAGTCACTTTGCAATTGCTGTAGGTTCTAAGGAAAAAGTAGATTCTTTGACGGAAAAACTGAGAACGGATGGTTATACAGTAGCCGGAGAACCCAGAACGACGGGAGATGGTTATTATGAGAGCGTTGTCCTGGACCCAGAGCAAAATAGAATTGAAATTACTATTTAG
- a CDS encoding UDP-2,3-diacylglucosamine diphosphatase, whose amino-acid sequence MTTLELTGGKKVYFASDNHLGAPTMEQSYPREKKFVAWLDEIKADAGAIFLLGDLFDFWMEYKTVVPKGFTRTLGKLAEISDAGIPIFYFVGNHDLWMNGYFEEELNIPVFHRPQQYTINGISFFIGHGDGLGPHDKGYKRMKKVFTNPVAKWFFRWLHPDLGVKLAQYFSVKNKLISGDEDAKFLGADKEWLVQYAKRKLETQHYDHFIFGHRHLPLEIDLNEKSKYTNLGDWINYYTYAVFDGDSLSLRAYKGKTE is encoded by the coding sequence ATGACAACTTTAGAGCTAACCGGAGGAAAGAAAGTGTATTTTGCCAGTGATAATCACTTGGGAGCACCGACGATGGAGCAAAGCTATCCCAGAGAAAAAAAATTTGTCGCTTGGTTAGATGAGATAAAGGCAGATGCGGGTGCCATCTTTTTACTTGGTGATCTGTTTGATTTCTGGATGGAATATAAAACCGTAGTCCCTAAAGGTTTTACCCGTACACTAGGGAAGTTGGCCGAAATCTCAGATGCAGGTATTCCTATCTTTTATTTTGTTGGTAATCACGATCTTTGGATGAACGGTTATTTTGAAGAAGAATTGAATATTCCCGTTTTTCATAGGCCACAGCAGTACACCATTAACGGGATTTCTTTCTTTATAGGCCATGGAGATGGCCTTGGACCGCATGACAAAGGATATAAACGGATGAAAAAAGTATTTACCAATCCGGTTGCAAAATGGTTCTTTAGATGGTTACATCCGGATTTAGGTGTTAAACTTGCCCAGTACTTCTCTGTTAAGAACAAACTTATTTCTGGAGACGAGGACGCCAAGTTCCTTGGAGCAGATAAGGAATGGTTAGTACAATACGCCAAAAGAAAATTGGAAACACAACATTACGACCACTTCATTTTTGGACACCGGCATCTTCCTTTAGAAATCGATTTAAACGAAAAGTCCAAGTACACCAACTTAGGAGATTGGATCAATTACTATACCTATGCTGTATTTGATGGTGATAGCTTATCGCTTAGAGCATATAAGGGTAAAACGGAGTAG
- a CDS encoding uracil-DNA glycosylase family protein, which yields MKELLSEIRACQVCAPHLPLEPRPIIAGNKNSKIILVSQAPGKKAHDHNKAWDDPSGRKLREWLGVTAELFYNPDNFAVLPMGFCFPGKAKTGDLPPRKECAPLWHNLVWEQFKNVQLILLIGKYAQGQYLKETAKRNLTENVRSFQEFLPKYFLLPHPSPVNRFWIRKNPWFEDEVVGELRALVRAILAETV from the coding sequence ATGAAAGAATTACTCTCAGAAATTAGAGCTTGTCAGGTATGTGCGCCACACCTTCCATTAGAGCCTAGACCTATTATAGCTGGAAACAAGAATTCAAAAATTATATTGGTGAGTCAGGCTCCCGGGAAGAAGGCGCATGACCATAATAAGGCTTGGGACGATCCTAGCGGAAGAAAATTACGAGAATGGTTGGGCGTAACAGCAGAACTATTTTATAATCCAGATAACTTTGCGGTGCTACCAATGGGTTTTTGTTTTCCAGGTAAGGCCAAAACAGGAGATTTACCTCCGAGAAAGGAATGTGCTCCGCTTTGGCACAATTTGGTTTGGGAGCAATTTAAAAATGTACAGTTAATACTTTTGATCGGGAAGTATGCTCAGGGCCAATATTTAAAGGAAACCGCTAAAAGAAATTTGACCGAAAACGTGCGGTCCTTTCAAGAGTTTCTACCTAAATATTTTCTGCTGCCCCACCCTTCCCCTGTGAACCGTTTTTGGATACGTAAAAACCCCTGGTTTGAAGATGAGGTTGTGGGAGAGTTAAGGGCACTAGTGCGTGCAATTCTAGCTGAAACGGTATAA
- a CDS encoding ferritin-like domain-containing protein, with protein sequence MNNDIKTIENKIKAIIEKNEDSVKGFEKASENAKEIGIKAYFEKRADQRRLFVKTLHNAVPELKTENADDGTAKGSIHRTWMDVKAFFSGDNDEAMLEEAVRGDKSAISEYNEMLAETMIPHRVKEIIREQRDAIQNDLETSKILEEIA encoded by the coding sequence ATGAATAACGATATTAAGACAATTGAGAACAAGATTAAAGCGATAATCGAGAAAAACGAAGATTCCGTAAAGGGCTTTGAAAAGGCTTCTGAAAATGCGAAGGAAATAGGAATCAAAGCTTATTTTGAAAAGCGAGCGGACCAACGAAGACTGTTCGTAAAAACACTGCACAATGCTGTTCCAGAACTTAAAACCGAAAATGCCGACGATGGCACTGCAAAAGGAAGTATTCATAGGACCTGGATGGACGTAAAAGCTTTTTTCTCCGGAGACAATGATGAAGCCATGTTAGAGGAAGCTGTACGGGGAGACAAATCTGCCATTTCAGAATACAATGAAATGTTGGCAGAAACAATGATACCTCATAGGGTGAAGGAAATTATTAGAGAACAAAGGGATGCCATACAAAACGATTTGGAAACCTCTAAAATCCTAGAGGAGATAGCATAG
- a CDS encoding enoyl-CoA hydratase/isomerase family protein — translation MGTDRKSGSLYTKIDGKVAIVEFGHPASNSFTSELLGRLTAELDKLSQHSTVSVILLKSEGDRAFCAGASFDELMAVATLEDGKTFFSGFANVINAMRNCSKVIVGRVQGKTVGGGVGLAAACDYVFATEASAIRLSELSIGIAPLVIAPAVERKIGVAAISELSLAPTEWKNAYWAKEKGLFSKVFDDINEMDKELDFFTQKLSEYNPEALTELKKVLWRDTSHWDKLLLERAALTGKLALSDFTIKAISKFKK, via the coding sequence ATGGGAACCGATAGGAAGAGTGGAAGTCTTTATACCAAAATAGATGGTAAGGTCGCTATCGTGGAGTTTGGACATCCGGCTAGTAATTCATTTACTTCTGAACTATTAGGTCGTCTAACGGCGGAACTAGATAAGCTTTCACAGCATAGTACCGTTTCAGTGATTCTTTTAAAATCGGAGGGGGATAGGGCCTTTTGCGCCGGGGCATCATTCGACGAACTTATGGCGGTCGCTACTTTGGAGGACGGGAAAACCTTTTTCAGCGGCTTCGCAAATGTCATCAATGCGATGCGTAATTGTTCTAAGGTCATTGTGGGGCGGGTTCAAGGCAAAACTGTTGGCGGCGGAGTAGGTCTAGCCGCTGCCTGTGATTATGTTTTTGCTACGGAAGCTTCTGCCATACGCCTTTCCGAACTCTCCATCGGTATTGCCCCATTGGTCATTGCACCGGCAGTAGAAAGAAAAATAGGTGTTGCAGCAATTTCTGAGCTGAGCCTTGCCCCTACGGAGTGGAAAAATGCTTACTGGGCCAAAGAAAAAGGGCTGTTTTCAAAAGTATTCGACGATATTAACGAAATGGATAAAGAATTAGATTTCTTTACACAGAAATTATCGGAATATAACCCAGAGGCGTTAACGGAGTTAAAAAAAGTGCTATGGAGAGATACATCCCATTGGGATAAACTACTTCTGGAACGCGCAGCTTTAACAGGCAAATTAGCGCTTTCCGATTTTACCATAAAAGCTATATCAAAGTTCAAGAAATAG
- a CDS encoding MFS transporter yields the protein MSKEIDPYAALRFKEFNIFLGVRFAMVFAWSMQFIVIEWQVYSMTKDPLSLGIIGLMEVIPAVGMALFAGHIVDQKEKRNLLIKCILGFSVVSFGLFMLSLPSMESEMETKNILYGIYFLVFIGGLVRAFLGPTIFSLIALIVPKRIYPNAATWSSSTWQFASVLGPALAGFSISLIGVHWSMCVIFGFSILALLLLLKIPKKPILNAKIGEPVFQSLKEGLQFVFRTKAVFGALTLDMIAVLFGGAVALLPVFAQDILQVGSEGFGILRAAPAVGASITMLGSTRFPLHRNAGKKLLWAVAGFGVCIIVFGLSPYFWVSVIALFLSGAVDGVSMIIRQTILQLKTPDNMRGRVASVNSMFVGSSNELGAFESGVTAKLMGTVTAVVFGGAMTLLTVGVTAFVSPSFRRLDLQKDIDEHEKEI from the coding sequence ATGAGCAAAGAAATAGACCCGTATGCCGCATTACGTTTCAAGGAATTCAATATATTTTTAGGAGTACGTTTTGCAATGGTTTTTGCTTGGTCTATGCAGTTTATTGTTATAGAATGGCAAGTGTATTCCATGACCAAAGACCCCTTGTCATTAGGTATCATAGGGTTAATGGAGGTTATCCCGGCGGTGGGTATGGCCTTGTTTGCAGGTCATATTGTGGACCAAAAGGAAAAACGAAATCTTTTGATCAAATGCATTCTTGGTTTTTCTGTAGTTAGTTTTGGTCTTTTTATGCTGAGTTTACCAAGCATGGAATCTGAAATGGAGACAAAGAACATTTTATACGGCATCTATTTTTTGGTATTTATAGGTGGTTTGGTCAGGGCTTTTTTAGGCCCTACAATTTTTTCCTTGATCGCTTTAATAGTGCCCAAAAGAATTTACCCAAATGCCGCAACGTGGAGTAGTTCTACATGGCAATTTGCCTCTGTACTGGGTCCGGCATTAGCTGGGTTTTCTATAAGCCTCATAGGGGTACATTGGTCTATGTGTGTCATCTTTGGGTTTTCTATTCTGGCCTTATTACTTCTATTAAAGATTCCTAAAAAACCCATATTGAATGCAAAAATAGGAGAACCGGTTTTCCAAAGTTTAAAGGAGGGCTTACAGTTTGTCTTTAGAACAAAAGCAGTCTTTGGAGCCCTTACCTTGGATATGATTGCCGTTCTTTTTGGTGGTGCGGTGGCATTATTACCCGTTTTTGCCCAAGATATCCTTCAAGTGGGTTCAGAAGGATTCGGTATTTTAAGGGCGGCACCGGCAGTTGGGGCATCTATTACCATGTTAGGTTCCACTAGATTTCCACTACATCGAAATGCGGGTAAAAAACTACTCTGGGCAGTAGCAGGTTTTGGAGTATGTATTATTGTTTTTGGCTTATCCCCGTATTTTTGGGTATCTGTTATTGCACTGTTCCTAAGCGGAGCGGTAGATGGGGTGTCCATGATTATACGCCAGACCATACTTCAACTAAAAACGCCAGACAATATGCGTGGTAGGGTAGCTTCGGTAAATTCTATGTTCGTTGGTTCTTCCAATGAATTGGGAGCTTTTGAAAGTGGAGTAACCGCAAAACTTATGGGAACGGTAACGGCCGTAGTATTCGGAGGCGCCATGACACTTTTAACCGTAGGGGTCACCGCTTTCGTATCTCCATCCTTTAGAAGATTGGATTTACAGAAAGATATTGACGAGCACGAGAAGGAGATTTAA
- a CDS encoding carboxymuconolactone decarboxylase family protein produces MPLVKPLDPSHSPETAELAKFFNETLGFCPNSILTMQHRPAISKAFINLNMAVMANEGRVTSALKRMIAWVSSNATGCRYCQAHAIRAAERYGAEQEQLDNIWEYRTHPAFSEAERAALDFSLQASQVPNAVDAEIKARLYTHWDEGEIVEMLGVISLFGYLNRWNDSQGTDIEEGAVDSANQYLGKHGWEKGKHDGSRY; encoded by the coding sequence ATGCCCTTAGTAAAACCGCTTGACCCTAGTCACAGCCCAGAAACTGCAGAATTGGCCAAATTTTTTAACGAAACGCTTGGTTTCTGCCCAAATTCTATACTTACCATGCAACATAGACCGGCCATCTCCAAGGCATTTATAAACCTTAATATGGCAGTAATGGCCAATGAAGGTCGTGTAACTTCGGCCTTAAAACGGATGATCGCCTGGGTAAGTAGTAATGCTACGGGTTGCCGCTATTGTCAGGCGCATGCCATACGTGCTGCTGAGCGTTATGGTGCAGAACAGGAGCAACTGGATAATATTTGGGAGTACCGTACTCACCCCGCTTTTTCCGAAGCGGAACGTGCCGCTCTGGATTTTTCTTTACAGGCATCACAAGTACCCAACGCCGTTGATGCGGAGATTAAAGCCCGACTCTATACACATTGGGACGAAGGCGAAATTGTAGAAATGCTCGGGGTAATATCACTCTTTGGATATCTTAACCGATGGAACGACAGCCAAGGAACGGATATTGAAGAAGGTGCCGTAGATAGTGCCAACCAATATTTGGGCAAACATGGTTGGGAGAAAGGGAAACATGACGGTTCTCGTTATTAG